One segment of Daphnia magna isolate NIES linkage group LG2, ASM2063170v1.1, whole genome shotgun sequence DNA contains the following:
- the LOC116917541 gene encoding glutamine synthetase — MAGLMTNASATNKAVLDRYMRLPQPDDKVMATYVWIDGTGEYVRAKTRTIDFIPKSPSELPIWNYDGSSTYQAEGSNSDVYLYPVAIYRDPFCLGNNRLVLCDTYKYNKKPTESNHRNSCLEAMTAAAEYEPWFGIEQEYTLLDNDLHPFGWPKNGFPGPQGPYYCGVGANKVFGRDIVEAHYRAALYAGVNISGTNAEVMPAQWEFQVGPCEGITMGDDLWMARYILHRVAEDFGVNVSLDPKPMKGEWNGAGAHCNFSTKAMREENGIAEIEKAIEKLSRCHVKHIKAYDPHEGKDNERRLTGRCETSSIHDFSAGVANRGCSIRVPRGVAEERKGYLEDRRPASNSDPYQVTEVVVRTTCLEQ, encoded by the exons ATGGCTGGTCTAATGACTAACGCATCAGCTACAAACAAAGCGGTGTTGGACCGGTATATGAGACTCCCGCAGCCAGATGACAAAGTCATGGCGACATACGTCTGGATTGACGGTACGGGTGAATACGTTCGGGCAAAGACAAGGACCATCGATTTCATCCCAAAAAGTCCTTCTG AATTGCCAATTTGGAATTATGACGGAAGTTCAACGTATCAGGCCGAAGGCAGCAATTCAGATGTTTACCTCTACCCGGTGGCCATTTACCGAGATCCGTTCTGTTTGGGCAACAACAGGCTTGTCCTCTGCGACACctacaaatacaacaaaaaacctACAGAGTCTAATCACCGTAATTCCTGCCTTGAAGCCATGACCGCGGCTGCCGAATATGAACCCTGGTTCGGCATTGAGCAAGAATATACGCTGCTCGATAACGATCTCCATCCTTTCGGCTGGCCAAAGAATGGCTTCCCCGGTCCTCAGGGCCCGTACTATTGCGGTGTAGGAGCCAACAAGGTTTTCGGACGTGATATTGTCGAAGCTCATTATCGTGCTGCACTTTACGCTGGTGTCAATATTTCTGGCACCAACGCAGAAGTCATGCCTGCTCAG TGGGAATTCCAGGTTGGTCCTTGTGAAGGTATTACCATGGGTGACGATTTGTGGATGGCTCGCTACATTTTACATCGCGTTGCCGAAGATTTTGGCGTCAATGTTTCGTTGGATCCTAAGCCAATGAAGGGTGAATGGAATGGAGCGGGAGCCCATTGCAATTTCTCAACTAAAGCGATGCGAGAAGAAAACGGCATTGC GGAAATCGAGAAAGCTATAGAAAAGCTGTCCCGCTGCCATGTGAAACACATTAAAGCTTACGATCCACATGAAGGAAAAGATAATGAGCGACGTCTTACCGGTCGTTGTGAAACTTCGTCCATTCACGATTTCTCTGCTG GTGTAGCTAACCGTGGTTGCAGTATTCGCGTGCCTCGTGGAGTGGCTGAAGAACGCAAAGGTTATTTGGAGGATCGCCGTCCGGCTTCCAATTCTGATCCATATCAAGTGACCGAAGTGGTCGTACGCACCACTTGTCTTGAACAATAG
- the LOC116917543 gene encoding putative peptidyl-prolyl cis-trans isomerase dodo, with product MSEELPSGWEKRVSRSSGTTYYLNIYTKESQWDTPTKPAEPASSNGPEKVQCSHLLVKHRDSRRPSSWRQDNITITKDEAMDLLLGYQEQIIAGEASFAELASKYSDCSSAKKGGDLGSFGRGAMQKPFEDAAFSLKVGGMSEPVWTDSGVHIILRTA from the exons ATGTCTGAAGAATTGCCATCCGGTTGGGAGAAACGAGTAAGCCGATCGTCAG GAACAACTTACTATTTAAACATTTACACCAAGGAAAGCCAATGGGATACCCCAACAAAACCAGCAGAGCCAGCTTCTTCCAATGGGCCAGAAAAG GTTCAATGCAGTCATCTTCTTGTCAAACACAGGGATTCTCGTAGACCGTCTTCATGGCGGCAAGATAATATCACAATAACTAAGGATGAGGCAATGGATTTGTTACTGGGATACCAAGAGCAGATCATTGCTGGTGAAGCTTCATTTGCTGAATTAGCATCAAAATACTCTGATTGTAGTTCTGCAAAGAAAGGGGGAGATCTTGGGAGCTTTGGAAGAGGAGCAATGCAGAAACCATTTGAAGATGCTGCTTTTAGCTTGAAAGTTGGTGGAATGAGTGAACCTGTGTGGACCGATTCTGGAGTTCACATTATTCTCCGTACTgcttaa
- the LOC116917536 gene encoding protein obstructor-E — protein MRFVALVTRVRASTKFFNIILRFTTPQLHEMKALALLAIHGLLANVAAETQSKVESRDIDLGASDYQCPEGVYVAPHETQCELYYICASGGTPTHLYHCKDDLLFDLVYNGCNFKELTDCGDRLSPFTCPYPDGKFPIKEGACSSQYYVCTNYANYIRGMIFARTCPSGGIFDSSSSSCIAASCTTTTTPRAPTAPGVFECPAPNGSFSSPYSCSQYYVCVDGVSFLFNCASGLFYNAPLDICDWPANVNCNL, from the exons ATGCGTTTTGTAGCCTTGGTAACACGAGTCAGAGCTTCtactaaattttttaacatCATCTTACGTTTTACTACGCCACAGTTGCACGAAATGAAAGCACTTGCACTACTAGCTATTCACG GACTTTTGGCAAATGTCGCCGCAGAAACACAGTCGAAG GTGGAATCGAGGGACATTGATTTAGGTGCATCTGATTATCAATGTCCGGAAGGAGTTTACGTTGCTCCTCACGAGACGCAATGCGAACTGTACTACATCTGCGCTTCAGGTGGCACCCCAACTCACTTGTACCATTGCAAAGACGACCTTTTGTTTGATCTCGTTTACAACG GATGCAACTTCAAGGAACTAACCGATTGCGGTGACCGTCTTTCGCCCTTCACCTGTCCGTATCCTGATGGTAAATTCCCCATTAAAGAGGGGGCATGCAGTTCCCAATATTACGTTTGCACTAACTACGCCAACTACATTAGAGGTATGATATTTGCACGC ACTTGCCCAAGCGGAGGAATCTTCGACTCTTCTTCATCGTCATGCATCGCAGCTAGTTGTACAA CGACAACGACACCTAGAGCACCAACAGCACCGGGCGTTTTCGAGTGTCCGGCACCGAACGGAAGCTTCTCCAGTCCTTATTCCTGTTCTCAGTACTATGTCTGCGTAGATGGAGTATCTTTCCTCTTC AATTGTGCATCAGGACTTTTCTACAATGCTCCTCTCGACATCTGCGATTGGCCGGCCAATGTTAATTGCAACTTGTAA
- the LOC116917544 gene encoding F-box/LRR-repeat protein 6, with protein MDTAVSPIDIPLLPTPSTSSASPSVELRHDFEVLSSNATDFSSAHTSPDDFRNSQIKECDVICPETKSVIADSLKIPQRKQPRTCPVVYESQISPELEGIKLKIKKSPTQEVLHQNTSTVVAGPKSRPKKTVRLKTPRVRKPVASAGAKGKKRKRRKKGQSDDGSDENEEDQYDFVHINGSSAVTVNDNSGAQSIWANERMPPEILSKIFMEVTYTEGCVPTLVRLSQVCRLWWEVSTGPLLWHTVDLATGRVEEKYRTEGKLLWLLRNRLTRVQDLALGGWNSALSRAAVEDLSRTCNDLKALSLTGCKGLMGDSLLNVIQKCKNLQKLDLSAISPYTANPRGAISSGTLCELTKVMGGRLSHLNLANNCTTGIQQIVVALAVSCPNLQVLDLSNTRTATRDTVCINIEQLQEGCPKLRVLRLTNSRIRLSATPLKDQAASLGFPHLEELSIAVDPKSYFSLDNASIERILKNAHKLRLLDVRGCTSITNSSLVRVPAWDLEHLFLSGCTATRHSADGLELVVRKWRHSLVEIDLSWTSVSEALDQAVMALAEDPESPLKVLDLCGSSVSFPPIRQVLCHCTRLRTLNLSSCRALPRGIKRLYDGVTQLSLLRTAIQAGRFDDNNDQVDD; from the exons ATGGATACAGCAGTCAGTCCAATTGACATCCCTTTGTTGCCCACTCCTTCGACCAGTTCTGCTAGTCCCAGTGTCGAACTCAGACATGACTTTGAAGTTCTCAGCAGCAATGCCACTGACTTTTCATCAGCACATACAAGTCCTGATGATTTCAGAAACTCACAGATCAAGGAATGTGATGTGATATGTCCTGAAACCAAGAGTGTGATTGCAGATAGCCTGAAAATTCCTCAGCGTAAGCAACCACGAACATGTCCAGTAGTGTATGAAAGTCAGATATCACCTGAGCTTGAAGGTATCAAACTCAAGATTAAAAAATCTCCAACTCAAGAAGTCCTGCATCAGAACACATCCACAGTGGTAGCTGGACCAAAAAGCAGACCTAAAAAAACCGTCAGATTGAAAACACCAAGAGTCCGCAAACCGGTGGCGTCGGCGGGTGCCAAAGGCAAAAAACGTAAGAGGAGAAAGAAAGGACAATCAGACGACGGTTCTgacgaaaatgaagaagatCAATACGATTTTGTGCACATAAATGGATCATCAGCGGTGACTGTTAACGACAATAGTGGAGCTCAAAGTATTTGGGCTAACGAACGAATGCCCCCTGAAATCTTGTCGAAGATTTTTATGGAAGTCACGTATACAGAAGGATGCGTCCCAACACTAGTTAG GTTATCGCAAGTTTGTCGGCTGTGGTGGGAAGTTTCCACAGGACCGTTGTTATGGCATACAGTTGATTTAGCTACAGGCCGagttgaagaaaaatatcGAACAGAGGGTAAACTTCTTTGGCTTCTTCGGAATCGGTTAACGCGCGTACAAGATTTGGCTCTAG GTGGCTGGAATTCTGCGTTGAGTCGGGCTGCAGTTGAAGATTTGTCTCGAACCTGCAATGATCTGAAAGCACTGAGCCTTACTGGTTGCAAAGGTTTGATGGGTGATAGTCTGTTGAACGTAATACAAAAGTGCAAAAATTTACAAAAGCTTGACCTGTCTGCCATTTCG CCTTACACGGCCAATCCACGGGGAGCCATTTCGAGTGGAACCCTGTGTGAGCTAACCAAAGTAATGGGCGGTCGGCTTTCTCATTTGAATTTGGCGAATAACTGCACGACGGGAATCCAGCAGATTGTCGTCGCTCTAGCG GTTTCTTGTCCTAACCTGCAAGTTTTAGACTTATCCAATACACGGACAGCTACACGGGACACGGTTTGCATTAACATCGAACAATTGCAGGAAGGTTGTCCCAAGTTAAGGGTCTTGCGTCTGACCAACAGCCGCATCCGGCTATCAGCTACACCTCTAAAAGATCAAGCCGCATCTCTTGGATTTCCTCACCTAGAGGAGCTGAGTATTGCGGTCGACCCCAAGTCCTACTTCTCGCTAGACAATGCTTCAATAGAACGTATCCTCAAAAACGCTCATAAATTACGACTGCTAGACGTCCGTGGATGCACTTCCATTACCAATTCAAGTTTGGTCCGCGTTCCGGCCTGGGATCTCGAACATCTCTTCTTATCAG GCTGCACCGCAACGCGCCACTCAGCCGATGGACTGGAATTAGTAGTTCGAAAATGGCGCCATAGTCTGGTCGAAATTGATCTCTCTTGGACATCTGTCAGTGAAGCTCTCGACCAGGCAGTTATGGCTCTTGCCGAAGACCCAGAATCACCTCTTAA AGTTTTGGATTTATGTGGATCATCGGTCAGTTTTCCGCCTATTCGCCAAGTGCTGTGTCATTGCACTCGACTGCGTACGCTAAACCTGTCTTCGTGTCGGGCTCTCCCGCGGGGAATCAAGCGCCTTTATGATGGCGTCACTCAACTCTCCTTATTAAGAACAGCTATCCAGGCAGGCCGGTTTGATGATAACAATGATCAGGTTGACGACTGA
- the LOC116917540 gene encoding tudor domain-containing protein 7, which translates to MSKGLREEVKIVVNSLLVPHSRGLTLEKFLKEYADVEMKQFPHRQLGFNTPADFLFSVPDVVKCTTLRSGHILLQAVANENVSHIQELVKGQKNSQTASLKNFNRLLQQNNRYCPPFARQFPPPPIQISQNVSGRQFSAWIRLPPFSVPNQMISRPQASQVFHQHQAAQTFNSSEAIIPLPRTCSSVEYECQLVSEFEKLLLSYPNGVNTAYIFALYSSRYKKEVDLHRIEPNLSSISFFKRHEHVFRVWKCSENVMVALVVPYCVDASQLPTANQSPLAEKGRLTGAIPKGQFSKNAGHQNFQPPTHAVHPMFQSPPKVAPPIFQSPTKAVPVQFKSPTEAAGFSAEGVNRTANSQAFQPKWSATDIRTRNPTAETFQTVTTDWNSPKHSPVTHLTPSKMIHGGCHANSIADEVLPVTFGVRRPKIKNVYEPDTEITRQAFPSNLANFDYFFLIVAEVYSPGEFYWFLSENRKLIEDLTDDMTLFYGANPEYVISCAEMYIGQLVAAMYTDNLWYRARIVGCHEDMFQVFYVDYGSKNLVKIERLRHLHMRFTKMPLQAFRGRIFGIRPLSTETKWSFESGKWFLDLIKGCKIIAAAKMIEETLAVPKYDIDTVYSLTLVDTTKENDVHISDYLIENGFAVACEEEQRALVAATPAVEYSDLIPARSPSPTCAFPSSATTSLVHQLENASLSSRAMSPAVNPGQFNFSSSSIDDIIVHEKTSVGRSAQIRSKILHWRNNLHIPHLCLQHQKGKPFSFTLCGESEQCYVSQLVLKDGRILYIVEDDDELYLPKPDMLKLIPNLDRQIAALKVRVDVKVVNIQTKSHIFSDCAKAGAPWMTNEEGTMISKLILYSLQHVSLLLFICSVKDKMVSSAIESKRKEYSIKYAS; encoded by the exons ATGAGTAAAGGCCTCAGGGAAGAAGTTAAAATAGTGGTGAATTCATTGCTCGTGCCACATTCCAGAGGCCTTACGCTGGAAAAATTTCTGAAAGAGTATGCTGATGtagaaatgaaacaatttcCACACAG ACAACTTGGATTTAACACACCAGCAGATTTCTTGTTTTCTGTCCCTGATGTTGTAAAATGCACAACTTTAAGAAGTGGTCACATTCTTCTTCAAG CGGTTGCAAATGAGAATGTTTCCCACATACAGGAGCTAGTTAAGGGCCAAAAAAATAGCCAGACTGCCAGCCTTAAAAACTTCAATCGACTGCTTCAACAAAACAATCGCTATTGCCCACCCTTTGCTAGGCAATTTCCTCCTCCACCAATTCAAATCAGTCAAAATGTTTCTGGAAGACAATTCTCTGCATGGATAAGGCTACCCCCTTTCAGTGTGCCAAATCAGATGATCAGCAGGCCTCAGGCTTCACAG GTATTCCATCAGCACCAGGCTGCACAGACCTTCAATTCGTCTGAAGCCATCATTCCATTGCCTCGCACATGCTCAAGTGTGGAATATGAGTGTCAGTTGGTCTCCGAATTCGAAAAACTTCTGCTGTCCTATCCGAATGGAGTCAATACGGCATACATTTTTGCCCTTTATTCGAGCAGATACAAAAAAGAAGTAGACCTTCACCGCATTGAGCCTAATTTGAGCTCTATCTCTTTCTTTAAGCGGCATGAACATGTATTTCGAGTTTGGAAATGTTCAGAAAATGTTATGGTAGCCCTCGTAGTGCCATACTGTGTAGATGCAAGCCAGTTGCCAACTGCAAATCAGTCACCTTTAGCAGAAAAAGGCAGACTGACGGGTGCAATACCAAAGGGCCAATTCTCGAAGAATGCGGGACATCAGAATTTCCAACCTCCAACACATGCAGTACATCCAATGTTCCAATCGCCGCCGAAAGTTGCACCTCCGATTTTTCAATCTCCAACGAAAGCAGTGCCCGTTCAGTTCAAATCTCCCACAGAGGCAGCGGGTTTTTCAGCGGAAGGCGTTAATCGTACAGCAAATAGTCAGGCCTTTCAACCCAAGTGGTCTGCTACAGATATTCGCACGCGTAATCCTACCGCCGAGACGTTCCAAACAGTGACAACCGATTGGAATTCACCAAAGCATTCGCCTGTCACTCATTTGACTCCATCAAAAATGATTCATGGTGGTTGCCATGCAAATTCCATCGCTGACGAAGTTCTACCAGTCACATTTG GTGTACGTAGACCGAAAATTAAGAACGTCTACGAACCGGATACGGAAATAACTCGACAGGCATTTCCTTCTAACTTGGCCAATTTCGACTACTTTTTTCTCATTGTTGCAGAAGTCTATTCTCCTGGCGAATTCTATTGGTTCCTGAGCGAAAACCGAAAACTGATAGAAGATCTGACGGATGATATGAC GTTGTTTTATGGTGCTAATCCTGAATATGTCATATCTTGTGCAGAAATGTACATCGGCCAACTAGTTGCTGCCATGTACACCGACAATCTTTGGTATCGAGCACGTATTGTCGGATGCCACGAAGATATGTTCCAGGTTTTCTATGTAGATTATGGCAGTAAAAACTTAGTAAAAATCGAACGGTTGCGCCACCTCCATATGCGTTTCACAAAGATGCCACTGCAG GCTTTTCGAGGTCGAATTTTCGGCATTCGACCCTTGTCCACCGAGACAAAATGGTCGTTCGAATCAGGAAAATGGTTCTTGGATCTTATCAAAG GTTGCAAAATTATCGCTGCTGCCAAAATGATTGAAGAAACCTTGGCTGTACCAAAATATGACATTGATACAGTCTATTCATTAACCTTAGTCGACACAACAAAAGAGAATGACGTTCACATTAGTGACTACTTGATCGAAAATGGCTTTGCTGTTGCCTGCGAGGAAGAACAGAGAGCGTTGGTTGCTGCCACTCCTGCTGTTGAATATTCAGATCTGATTCCTGCGCGTTCGCCAAGTCCAACCTGTGCATTTCCTTCATCTGCCACAACTTCACTTGTGCACCAGTTGGAAAACGCAAGCCTCTCATCTCGAGCAATGTCACCAGCTGTAAATCCTGGACAGTTTAATTTTTCCAGTTCCTCCATAGATGACATTATCGTGCATGAGAAAACTTCTGTGGGAAGATCTGCACAGATCAGATCGAAAATCTTGCACTGGCGGAACAACCTCCATATACCGCATCTCTGTCTGCAGCACCAGAAAGgcaaacctttttcttttaccttaTGTGGTGA GTCTGAACAATGTTATGTCAGTCAGCTAG TTTTGAAAGACGGACGAATACTGTACATAGTTGAAGATGATGACGAGCTGTATCTTCCAAAGCCCGATATGTTGAAGTTGATACCCAATCTTGATCGGCAAATAGCAGCTCTCAAAGTGAGAGTCGACGTCAAAGTTGTCAATATCCAGACAAAATCGCACATATTTAGCGATTGCGCAAA GGCTGGCGCCCCTTGGATGACGAATGAGGAGGGCACTATGATATCCAAACTCATTCTTTACTCATTGCAACATGTTTCTCTGTTATTGTTTATATGCTCGGTAAAGGATAAGATGGTTTCCTCTGCCATAGAG TCCAAACGAAAGGAATACAGCATTAAATACGCATCATAA
- the LOC116915299 gene encoding protein obstructor-E gives MKSTILVLLAIHGVMAFVTAESIVKANPRDIDLGESNYQCPDGLFVAPHETQCELYYLCSAGGVPTHLYQCRDDLLFDLTYYGCNFKELTDCGDRLSPFTCPSPDGFFPIKEGACSSQYYVCTNNVADLETCPSGIFDASSSSCVATSCATTTTRGVPTAPGPFDCPAPNGNFASPYSCSQYYVCVDGTAFLYDCPSGLHYNPALNICDWPANVNCNL, from the exons ATGAAGTCTACAATCCTTGTACTCCTTGCTATTCATG GTGTCATGGCATTTGTCACCGCAGAATCAATTGTAAAG GCGAACCCAAGAGACATTGATTTAGGAGAATCCAATTACCAATGTCCGGACGGGCTTTTTGTGGCTCCGCACGAAACGCAATGTGAGTTGTACTACCTCTGTTCTGCTGGCGGTGTCCCAACTCACTTGTACCAATGTAGAGACGACTTATTGTTCGATCTCACTTATTACG GATGCAACTTCAAGGAATTAACCGATTGTGGCGACCGTCTCTCGCCATTTACCTGCCCATCTCCCGATGGTTTTTTTCCCATCAAAGAAGGAGCGTGCAGTTCACAATATTACGTTTGTACCAATAACGTCGCCGATTTAGAA ACTTGTCCTAGTGGAATCTTTGATGCATCCTCATCGTCGTGTGTAGCAACATCCTGTGCGA CGACAACTACACGTGGAGTACCCACGGCACCAGGTCCGTTTGATTGTCCAGCACCAAATGGAAATTTTGCCAGCCCCTATTCTTGCTCGCAGTACTACGTGTGTGTCGACGGAACAGCGTTCCTTTACG ATTGTCCATCCGGACTTCATTACAATCCTGCACTTAATATCTGCGATTGGCCCGCCAATGTTAACTGCAACTTGTAA